The sequence CACCGCCGGTGATCCGCTGCTCACCCTGGAAGCGATGAAGCTGGAACATCCCGTGCTCGCCCCGATCGACGGCGTGGTCACCGAACTGCCGGTGCCGACCGGCGGTCAGGTGCAGACGGGCGCCGTGCTGGCCGTTATCGAAGAAGAGGACGCCCGATGACCTTCGACCTCACCCCTGAACAGGACCAACTGCGCGACGCCGTGCGGGCGCTCGGCCGCCGCTACGGTCACTCCTACTTCGTCGAGAAGGCGAGGGCCGGCGAACACACCACCGAACTCTGGGCGGAGGCCGGACGCCTCGGCTACCTGGGGGTCAACATCCCCACCGAGTACGGCGGCGGGGGCGGCGGCATCACCGAGCTCGCCATCGTCTGCGAGGAGTTGGCGGCGGCGGGTTGCCCGCTCCTGCTGCTGGTGGTCTCCCCCGCCATCGCGGCGACCGTCCTCAGCCGGCACGGCACCGAGGAGCAGCGCAAGCGGCACCTGCCGGGCCTCGCCGACGGCTCACAGAAGATCGTCTTCGCGATCACCGAGCCGGAGGCCGGTTCCAACTTCCACCGGCTCGGCACTGTGGCTCGCCGCGACGGCGACGGCTGGCTGCTGAACGGCCGCAAATGCTACATCTCCGGCGTCGACGAGGCCGGTCACGTGCTGGTGGTGGCCCGTGTCGCCGTCGATGACGGCCCAGCCGGCTCAGGGGATACGTCTCCGCAGCGGCTCAAGCCGGCGCTGTTCCTCGTGCCGACCGACGCGGCCGGGCTGACCCGGTCCAAGCTGGACATGGAGATCGTGTCTCCGGAGAACCAGTTCCTGCTCTACCTGGACGACGTGCGGGTGCCCGCCGACGCACTGCTCGGCGAGTCGCTGGACGCCGGGCTGCCGGCGCTCTTCGCCGGGCTCAACCCGGAGCGGATCACGGTGGCCGCGATGGGCGCCGGCAC comes from Micromonospora vinacea and encodes:
- a CDS encoding acyl-CoA dehydrogenase family protein, with the translated sequence MTFDLTPEQDQLRDAVRALGRRYGHSYFVEKARAGEHTTELWAEAGRLGYLGVNIPTEYGGGGGGITELAIVCEELAAAGCPLLLLVVSPAIAATVLSRHGTEEQRKRHLPGLADGSQKIVFAITEPEAGSNFHRLGTVARRDGDGWLLNGRKCYISGVDEAGHVLVVARVAVDDGPAGSGDTSPQRLKPALFLVPTDAAGLTRSKLDMEIVSPENQFLLYLDDVRVPADALLGESLDAGLPALFAGLNPERITVAAMGAGTGRYAIERASEYTATRKVWGGRTIGSHQGVSHPLAHAAVQVELARLMIQKAATLYDAGRDLEAGVSGNMAKYAAGEAAALAVDTAVQVLGGAGMTTEYGVATLLGAVRAGRIAPVSREMILNFVAQHVLGQDKSY